Genomic DNA from Pelosinus sp. UFO1:
TGGTCACGGCCGATAAACGTACTGTAATTTTTTATTTGCAGCTTACCTGCAGCCTTTATTCCGGCTTTGATATGCTGAATATAAAACGCACGTTTTTCCAAATCAGGATCAAGGGGATTGGGATAATACCCCAGAGCAGATATTTCTATACCCTGGCTCTTGCAATAGTCCAATATATATTCTGCCCTTTTGTCATCAACAGCTGCCACATCAACATGCGTAACCCCAGCATATCTTCTCTCAGCCTGGCCAGGCGGCCAGCATGCCAATTCGATACAGGAAAACCCCTTTTGCGCAGCAAAAGCGATTACTTCTTCAAAATTTAAATCACTTAGTATCGCACTCACTAAGCCAAGCTTCATATTAACAGCTCCTTCTTTCGGAAATTTTGATTTAGTCCTTCTTTTGCATTAAAACGGCAACTAGAATTATAAGCCCCTTGCACATCCCCTGCAGATACGGCGAAACATTCATGAGATTGAGCATATTGTTAATAATGCCTAATATTAATACTCCCAAAAAGGTTCCCACAATAGTTCCTTTTCCGCCAGACATCCGCGTACCGCCGATAATTACCGCGGCAATAGCATCCATCTCATAACCATATCCGGAAGCAGCTGAGGAAATCGAATTTAACCGGGATGACTCAACAATCGACGCAAGACCCACCGTCAAACCGCATATTATATACGTAAAACATTTTACAACATTTACATTAATTGCCGATAACCTAGCCGCATTTTCATTACTGCCGATTGCGTAGATATATCTGCCATAACGTGTTTTCTGCGTAAATAGATACATTAAAATGGTAATTGCCAGAAAAAAATACGCCGGATAAGAAATACCCATGAGTTCATCATTCGCAATGCTTATATACCCGACTACTTTTCCGCTAATATTGCCGCCGTTATTTATATACAACGCCAAAGACCGTGCAGAAGCATACACACCCAAAGTGGCAATAAACGGTGGTACTTTGCCTTTGGTAATTAAAACTCCGTTAATGAGTCCGCTA
This window encodes:
- a CDS encoding ABC transporter permease: MLEKTISENTIHQKITTIWTDFSVFFAFLVITIMAIFANDLFFTSTNLMNIARQVSVIGIISMGMTLVILSSGIDLSVGSVLALTGIVTIKVLNSTGSVIVAVLVGLAFAAFSGLINGVLITKGKVPPFIATLGVYASARSLALYINNGGNISGKVVGYISIANDELMGISYPAYFFLAITILMYLFTQKTRYGRYIYAIGSNENAARLSAINVNVVKCFTYIICGLTVGLASIVESSRLNSISSAASGYGYEMDAIAAVIIGGTRMSGGKGTIVGTFLGVLILGIINNMLNLMNVSPYLQGMCKGLIILVAVLMQKKD